cgtcgcccgagggaccagggcccaccagcagtcctgggagcctcccggctctacgtgttgcccgtcgctactcgccggtgggttttcgtGGTCAACaagactatatgctcggtgtcacgccaacacaagagagaccgtagcttggttgcatatgagagaagcaactagattttcacaaatgccactcttctcttttctctcttagtgcttacaagctttgcactcctttgtatcggtggacgcaatatttttctatttattttctttttccacttttttttctttatttgcttagaagctttttttctctatgtatatgtcacacttttcttcttttgtgtatccttctcaccgagcttgcttcggagttttgctcaacacaacgcacacacaccctctcacggtcgtgacacttgtgtaatgcttcgcaacactcgaaaagcttctctcaatgggataggtacgcaaaggaagaaagGTTTGGCTACAAGGgaaggcaagttatacctattgatgttaggcggtgtcggaacacgaacttgcgatgacggaagtggtgtcgatgatggtggcgaagttgcgccggaatccggggtgccaacggtgtcgcCGCGGTCTTGATGTAGGCGTGGAAGCGGGATAGACAACCGATGCATttcaaatcggaaaccgagcaaattaagtcaatgcccgaaaagtgggttcaaaacgagcggtcaaaagttgggttccaaaaattgtcaaaaattagaggtgggctatgtggagtatttggaGAATGTTGTTAAAATTTGGAGGCAAACGGGcgtcggaaagttgtcaaaatttggagaaAAAGATGTGTCAAAATTGGGCGAAATTTGGACGGAAAACTGTGCAAAAGCAGCAgatggcggcagtgccggggtgctgaGCACGGCAGTGCCGTGGTGTATCGGGCAGCACTGTCGGGGTGGTGCAGCCGGAACTGCCGGGTGTCCGTGCGCGTGTGGGCTATCAGCTGAGGCAGCACGCGGTTGCTTCTCGAGCGGGGTGCAGCGAGGTGGCCGGGGCTGGGCCTGGTGGCCACGGTGAGGTGTTGTGCGGGCGGGAGCAGCGAGCAGGGCTGGCGCCGGGCGCGCGTGGTGGACGCGAGCTGCTAGGGGCGCTGGGTGCGGGCTTGCACAGCGAGCGGAGGCAGGGGTGGATGAGGCGCGCGGCCAGGGGCGATGTGGAGAATCAGCAAAGCAGCAACGGGCGGGAAGCTGGGTGAGGCACGAGCGGAGGCGAGCAAGGTTGGGGAAAGGTGCAGCGGCAGTGGTGCTCTGGTCAGGCCGGTAGTGCCGGGTCGGCCAGCACTGCCGGTGGAGCACGAATTGGACGAACTGAACTGAAAATTGGACCAAAAATCATCGATTCTGATAGATTTAGAAGGAATTGGACCGCGAAATTTGGAGGGGATGTAGATCAATCACtaagacaacagatctgtggaccaaaaccacaaaaaactcaacaaatcctgagatccaaattcgagctattttttggggcaaattTTTTGggtaaatttttgggcgaaattggtggaattggagggtcaaatctgtggcaacctttgctatgataccatatgatgcgggctgAGCCCGTGTGGGTTGTCCGATCTCACGAATTCAACCAAGAACACGAGGGGGTGAGGGATGAAcacaagaacacgatgaacacacgcacagATAACCCGATACAATCCGGTTTGTTCTCGAAGGCCCGAACCACCTTCCCGATAGAAGCTCTCAAGAAAAAGACACAAGGTAGAAGTCCCGAGAGAAATATCGGCGACTCGAATCCTagggatctagaagggtgaaaagaaagGTTGATAGAAGTACAAGCAAAAGACCCAAAGGCAGAAGTGCAAGTAAAAGACCAACAATtgatagaagtcaccaaagagatcacacGGAGTCGATACGGAGATACAATAGAtcgtaatctaaggagggggtttccctaatcccaaagggatggtggaggcataagccaagttctctcAATTCATATCTTCCCTAATGAAGGTGGGGGTGGGtgtctatttatagggaaccactgAGGAGGGGTAGTTTGGTAATTGGGTACAAATAGCCAGGGCCACAGATGGGCAGATGAACGGTCCAGATTCAGTGTTGGCttgtgggggcggcagtgccggccttcacgggcggcagtgccggcgcggGCGTCGAGCTGGTGGCTTGGCGGCAGTGCCGTTGtagggaggccggcagtgccggggtgcgtcAGGCGGCAGTGTCGGCCTTGGTGCAGCGGTAGTGCCggagggggcggcagtgccggccatggtgcagcggcagtgccggcctggagcgtccagctcctcctcttccttcttctctttcatgcctccgtgatatcggctttgcgtcctcgggtctccatggcatcttcccttccctccgtacttgtcgtcgagttcctatcatcgagATACgatggagtatgaagtagtatatcgttccacataggcgattgtagacacgcataaaggagaagattcacctttgcgtgtcgtcttggcgatgaagcatatgatgcggtgaagaccgaaggtcgggctgcatcagagatcctcaaggttttgaGCTCGGCAACAATGAAGGAAAGAGAGGGAAGAGTTgaaacgagctggggaagaagggccccTTTTATAGGGcccccaaatccaaccgttatgtccagattccgcatgaccggtactaccgctttgggaagcggtactaccgctctaggCTCGAGATTTGCTCATAGATCTGCCACGTGGGGCTCAAAGCAGTACTATTGCTGCCGGTACCGGTACCGGCAGGGCCTCTGCGAGCCCCGGACTCCCTCCCGGTACCATTGCGGTACCAAGGCGATAGTACCGTAGATTGTAGTTACGGTACCAAAGCGGTACCTGGTCGGAAATACCGCTTGGGAGCAGTACTACTGGTCGAGGTACCGTCAAGGTACCGTAACACATACTGTGAGCTTTTCTACGTTCAAAGCCTGTTGCGGTACTGCTGACCGGTACCAATAACGATAGCGGTACTATCGCTCTTGGTACCGGTAGTATCGGTCAAGCTGAAACTGGGTTTTTTTCTttccctctccaaccatgtcacctcgcgacacacacacaaaccaGAAATATATAAGCTATGTTTGAGTCTTCCGATCCTGATGCGTTCAGCGAGGGCATCGTGCACCTGCAAATCTATCAAAATCAAATTATGCACACGgtgaaatttattatagtgttgttatcaaacacagaaAACACGAGGTATACATTTTGCTCTTTCATCCGTTCGTCCTGCCATGCTAGTGCGTCTAGCGAGGCGATCCATTTGTTTCGCGCAGTCAACATTTTGGCCATTTATGTCAGTTGGCCTTTGGCAATTTGACCATCATATTTACAAAAAAATGAAAccaataaataaaataaatattGTTTATAAATATAAATAGTTCACAACCACATAGTTTCACAAAAAAAGAGAATTTGACTATCCAAATTGGTTTCCCACACGAGCCCACATATGCTTAATCAAATTAGCTTGAAGGCGGTCATGAGTGGTCCGATCATGCAACGTATGATGCACATGAAAGAAATGTTCCCAAGCCGCTGGCCAAGATGTGGCTCAACCAAATCACCCTAAAATTCCCAACCTTGGTCGCAGATGTTGGCCCGGGCTGAGCCCACTCTAAACGATGGTCGGGGACCGCCACAACCAACAAGATCTTCTGGCGATGGAGCAAGACGGGGGCAAGAGAACATGATTCCTATGGAGTAGGTCCCGGTGGGAAGTGGCGCCGGCAACGGCGACTaagggtctgtttgtttgggctgcagcttttgagaagcagcTGTAGCTGTTGAGCTGTGGAAAAGCAGCTGTGAGAAGCAGTTGTCAgaagcagagatttgatgttTGGCAGGAGTGCTGTTAATAGCTGCTGCAGCTGTGACGAAGGATGAAATCTCTGAAATGCCCCTGAATTCTGAAGAAGTTGTATAAAAGCCGATTTGACACGGATCAACTATTTCCGACTGTTTTACGATACTTGTTCATATTAAATATAAAACATTACATATATTCAAGATAATACGAGAGTGTTGTGACATATATATTACAAGACACGACTCATAAACCCAAAAGAGCAACAAGTTTTTCACTTCTTCACATGTACCCAAAAGAGATAGAAGTGTTCTAATGTCTAGACACCTCCACTTGCTGCGAACAAAGCATTAGCTATGTTGTCGCGAGTGTTGTTCATGGTAACGTGATCCCCTCCTAAATTGTCGCCTACATTGCCTCCGGATGTGGAACTAACATGCCTCGGAGGCATGTAGTTCTCATCAACAAAACGCTTGAATTCTGATTGCATGggattcttctttttcttccccgGGCTACATGCAATCCTAGCAGCCCCACGCTTTCTATTCACACTCGGAGGTGTTGGTGCCGAACCTTCATCATCGGCTACAAGGTCAACCAAATCAGCGGGAATTTCTCTTGGCACTCCCGGCATTACCGCCGAAGTTCCATCAACATGGGCATCCTCATACATGACCTCCATCAACTCCAAGTTGTCCGGTGGACCTTTCTTGAAACCCGCAATAAGCTTGTTTGCCTACATAAGATTGAACAAGTTACTAGCCATAAAGTGAGCCATCTATTTTGCAATGTAACTATGACATAAACATGGTACATGTGATACCTTGATCAATTCAGCCCATTGTTCATCACTTGCTGTAATTGTCCTGTTCACCGGATCCCAACCAAGTCCCGTTGCTTTGGTAGTGTAATACACCCATGCTTGATATAATGATTTGGTTGAATCCCATTTATTTTTGAATTGTGGTTTTGTGTAGTTTCTCCTGTCCTAGTACCAAATTCTCTAGCTAGATTCTTGTACCCCTCTGGACTAAGGAAAGCAGTAGGCCTATTGCCTGCCTTTTTTGTTTCATGCAGATTTCACAAAATATTGTGGTGGACATTGCATCCCAAATTGCCTTCGGTGCCTTATCTTGATCCATCTAAATACATAAACATTGCATCAACTCACAGCACTAAAAAATATCTTATAATGTGCACTGAATATGACACACACAGCAATATCATTTACACTTTAATTTCTCACAGCAAAAAATATGACAGAGAACCAAATAACAAATCATAGCACAATCAAACTCATAGCACTTCAATTAGTCACTATGCAGTAAATTCTCACGCCATTTGCATCAACTCAAAGCTATCTCATAGCAATTAAAGAAAAAGACACAGGGAACTGTCTCACCTTGCCGCTGTAGAGGAACCTGCAGACGGCGACGGCCGAGCTCGAGGAGGACGGAAACGCGGCGACCTTCAAGCGGATGAGGACGATGCGAGTTTGGGGACGACGGACGGCGGCGCCTCGACGTACAGTCACCGGCAGCGCGCGGGCGGACGGAGACCTTGCGGACGACGGGAATGGAGCGGGGCCGGAGTACTGGGATGGCGGTGGCGGACAGTCGTGACGACGCCGGctggggacggcggcggcggacggagACGGTGGCGGCGGACGGGTCAGGGAACCCTAACCTTATCTCTGTCTTGTGAACGCGATGGGGAGAAGGGGAAAACGGCCTGGGGGTGTCGGGCTGGGATATTTTCCAAGGGGCAGGCCAGTTTATATGCGAGGGTAATTTTTCAGTAGTTTCGTTGAATAGTTGGGGGTAGTTTAGGACAACGTCGCTCGGGAAGCAGGATAAGCTCGGGAAGCACCTCTCCTCCAGCTTTCGGGAGCGACGTTCATTTCTTGGCAGCGCTTTGGAGAAGCGATTTTCAAAATCTTGCTGtttgtttcaggttggtgattttGGACCCTAAAAGCTCCAAAAGCGAAGCGCAAACAAACGGAGCCTAAGAGTGCAGATGGCGGCACTGCCTAGGGTGGTGGCGCAGATGTCGGGGCAAGAGTTTGGGCAGGGAATGGTTGTGTTTGTGTCTTGTGTGCCAGTGGCGGGAGGGTCCGGGGTGGCCAAGCGAATGACACGGGAGGACACGTGCACTGTCTGGCCCGGCGCATCCGCGGCCCAAATTTGGTAGACTGGTGGGTCGATCCGCGTGAGTCGGTCTGTTTGGATCACGCCGCTGAACTGTTTCAGACGGACCAGGATCATTTAGGTCATGCTGCTGAAGATACTCCTATACGTAAGTGATGCCCTAACGCGGAGGCGGAGGGCGAAGGCGATGAGATCGCATGTGGTCCCAAGCTGGCGCGTCAAGATCATTGATAATATGATATCTCATCCGCCTCATCCGGTTTGGACTTGCATACATCCGTGATAGGTTCAAGTGTGTTTATGTATATTCCTTTGTGCATGTTCCTTCCAGTTCACATATTTGTTTGCTTACTAGATTAACATGTGACATGGGTCGGCACTAGTTTCCAAGCTCTGAGTTTTCCCGCTCTTTGCTGCTCCAAGTTTACTCTGCGTTGAAATATTCCTGCGGAGGACGAATTTCCACTTGAAGCATGACAAAATAACGATTGGATTACATGTTATCTATGAGTTGCAAGTTGCAATTGAAATTTCACTACTTGTACATGAGTTGCAGCTGAGCAAAAATAAACAGGACCACTAACCGTTCAGTAATTTTTGCTAGTCATGAATTGCAATATTGAATTACTTTGTCATTCGTGTTACTCATAAGTTACAACATCGACTATAACTGAATCTCAATGATGTCATCTGATTATTTTCAATCGATAATTAGTAACTCCCCATAACTAAACCTAACGATGTGAATAAAGTTCAGCTCCTAGTTGCACATGAAGAACAAAAATACTAATCGCTAGCTGTTATGGTGAGTTCATCTCAGGACGTGCCGCTGGTGGGTGCATGAGGAAGAAGGCATTAATACCTCCATGGTATTGAATATCCCCATGGTATTGAATGTTATTTTCATTGCTCCATTTAATATATATGTGTGCCCGTTCACCTTTTCGATAGTGTTTACCTATATATTACTCCCTTcggtcttttttaattgactcgaatttagtacaaagttgtactaaatctgggtcaattaaaaaagaccggagggagtagatgTAAAGAACACATGAATCATTTTTTTGACAAAGATTTCGAGAAAGTGGTAACTTCAACAGAAATTTGCATATATCTGACTGTCAACGCAATCGCAATTCTGTCTACACGAACCACCACATATCACTAGAACAGAAGAGGTTATGACCACATGCTTAATCCAGTAAGCAAACAAATAGACATGAACTTGACGGAACATGCACAAAGGAATATACATAAACAAACTTGAACTTGAATACTTGGAACCTTATCACGGGCATATGCGAGTCCAAATCGGATGAGATGTCATCAGAGCATACTCTAATATTCCAAGCAACACATATGTGGGATTATTTTGCAAAAATAGTTAAAATTAATCAAGACTTGACGATTGATGATATGTGTAAATGCGTGACATGGATCAGTGGCGGGAGCTTCGACAGCTTCTACTCCAGTGTATATGCATGCTGAGTTAGACCTCCGTTAATTCATAATAACGTGAGCAAACAATTATAGCCTTGTATGTATATATATGCTGGTAAGGCGCCGAGTGAGGATGTCATTTCGCCATCTCTGGAACCGGCTCGTTCCAATCGGTGCTGAAAGCGAAATGACATCCAcagtggccatctataaataagtgtctaaatctggatgtatctacacactaaatagCATCTAGATATATCCAGATTTAGACAAATCTCGACATACATAGTAAAATATATCTCTAGCCCTTGACTGACGCAATAGTTCAGGAGGAAAGGCTACATCAAGATATTACCACACAAGCAGACGACCATTATTTTTGCACTATGCTGCAGGGGCTTCCTCCCCGAGTCAAATAGTAAAACTGATAGATGCTAATTTATAACATTAGGTAAGAAAGAAAAAGCACGAGTTCCTCTTGGCGATCGAGTTCTCCAACACGCCGAGGGGTTGTTGGCGTATGGTACATGAATAGGTTGCCCATCCCACATCCCGTCCTAGTTTGCTTATGTGCTGCCAACAACAATGGGCTCAAAAATCTATTGCATCTCAAACAACACCCCATCCCTggaaccatcttcgactatacgaATGCCTCTCGCAGTTCTGTAGGCAGCTTCAGCTCAGCGTCAAATTCACCCAGAGGTGCAAAGTAAGAATCAACCATGTCCTCCGAAACAAACTCAAGGGCAGGAGGATCCCACTGCATGAACAAAACTCTAAGAAAAGGTACAAGAGCATTCCACTGCAGGAATAAAATATAGCAGACAATAGAAGAATACAGTGCAATTGTGCAGCCAGCAAAATAATTTACCTTTGGAGCCAAATCCTTTTCCACTAGTCGTGCTCTGACACCCTGCACATACAAAACATTACTTGGAACTGCATAATCGTCACCTGGTAACTCTATGTATAGTATTTCCCCGTCTAAAAAAGTTATGCCAGATGAAACGTACCTCACTGAATTCATGGGAAAGTGGCTTCGAGATCCCATTGACAGACATGCGGTATTCGCGTACAAGGCATTCATCAAGTGTCTGATATCTACCTTCGCGTATCTATAGTATGAGCAGATACAACCTCAACAACAGCATAATAAACACAAAAAAGCAAGTTCTTAACCTCCTTACATACCGATCGTAGTGATACTTTCAAAGCAAGTGGAGAGGCCTCTTTCAATCTTTTCAGTGCCAACGTACACCATTCTTCATTCAACCTGGCTGCTTCACTTTCCTGTTTACAAGAGAAGTGGAAAGCATAAGCATGGAAACAAACTTCCTGTCATACAGGAACAAACCACATGTGGTGCTATTAACCCATACAGTAAAATTATCAAACAAACAAATTCACAAATGTATAGTAAGTCCCCAAAAAAAGGTTGAGAAATCCAAAACCATCGCAAAAGTTCAAACAAGTGCTGAACAAGGACATAGGAACCAATAGTATTTTGTGGCTGCTCACATTAAGATGAATCGAGCAATAAGACTTTTCATAAGATTTGGAAGCAAAATGTTGAACCATCACTCACCAATGCGTCAACGATCTCTTCAACTGTTTCATGGCTGAAGCATTTGTCTATAACCTCCAGCCTAAAGTAACAGAAGGCACAAATGAGCTCAGTGTCCAAAAGTAAGACAAGAGCATGACTTCTATTAAGAGGTGACAAAGCATGCACAAGAACTTCATCCTAATCAGTAACCACATATGAAAACAAATCATCTGAATCAATAATTTCTATAGAACTACACCTTACTATCATTGGTTTGTCTTGTTACTAAATATAAGTATTTTTACCATTTTCAGCTGACGGCTTCCAGGGTGcattctcgaaaaaaaattgaGCTGACGCCGTGAGCCCATGACCTTGTTTACATGTGGCATTCACTTCACTAAGAAAAGTACTTTGGTCATCCATATAATAAGATATAGGGTTTTGGAAGGAAAATAGGGTCACAAAAGTCTTTTTGAATTTTACTCAAAAACCTCGTGTCTCTAAGGGGTCGTAGGGAATTGGTTTTAGGAAGGCAATGTTTTAATTTACACTCAAACTAAGAAACCAATTGACCAAGAACAGAAGTTGGCAATTGGTGTCGATAAATTGGATATTTGGTTTATAGTCTAGAAGTTTCTACCTGCTAGAAGAGAGTAATAGAGTATAGCAAAACCTTGCTCACACCCTAGAAATAAATAATATATGAACCAAGCCACCTAGAGGACAATTTCATGAACACTACAAACAGTACTTGCAGAGACTGTAACTGATCCATGGATGGAGCGACCAATGGCATGGTAAAATATTCAAGTACACAAATGTTCAGTCAAGAATTCTGTTGATGTTTGTATGGTCATTCAACCATTTACCTATGCACAATGCTTGTCTTATCTGGATAAACAAGGTCTCCGTATTGTGCGAGGGAAGTATCAATAACTGATGGATCATCAGTTACCAATCTAGCAAGCCGTTCGTCGACCAGTTCCAGGTGCTGTCAAAAGAAATGGAACTTAGAAAGTTGGTGCATTTACTTGCTAAAAGAGAGTAACAGGGCAGAactacacaaaataaaaataaacatggTTTGATGAGCAAAATCTTACATCAGCCATGGAATAGTGTGTGGCAAGGCCAAGCGCAACCATATCCACTCCATTGATTTTTTCACCAGTCAAGGCCAAGTATTCCCCTGGAAATAATTAGGGCAGAAATCAAAAGGATGATTATATGCTACTATTCTGCAATATACCAAAACGATAACTGGGAGTGGGGACAACATTAAACTCGTAAAAATTGAAGGGAGAAAATAAGAACACTAAGCACCGACCAACATGACCAGTTAGGTGTGACAAATAAAAGGAGGCAGCAGCATCCGGGTGGAAGCCAATATGTACTTCTGGAGTGGCAAACACCTGTAAACAGTAGGCATCCACAGATTAATATCTTGCAATAGCAAACTTCACACGTTCTAAGCGCATAATTACATGGATCATGTAGACAGAAAGGCTACTGCACAATAACTATCAGCTCCTTATCAGCAATTGGATAAAAACCTCAAGCAAAATAGTTGACGTACTGTTCTATCAGTAGCAACACGAAATGTTCCAGGAATGGAAACACCTCCTCCACCACCCATCGTAACACCATCAAGAATGGCAACCTATATTCAATAATTGTGATATCAGCTCTCAATACACAAAACTTCAAATGAAATGCATAATTTCAAACAAAACGCATGTGCTCACATGTGGCTTCAAATACGTCCCAAGAACATAGATGAAACTGTACAAAGTCCTGAAAAAATCCTTACACTCGTCCAACTTGCCTAATCCAATATAAGACAAAGATTAAGACTGAAGAAACCTTGGGGCATAATACTAAAACAAGTAATCGCTGCACATATTTTTCCAACAAAACTGTCTGACAGAAGGAATTTAATATATACATAAATACTCAATTTGcgcaaataaaaaaaaattggcATGCAAACCTTCCACAAAGTAATTAAGGGTGCCGTGAATAATAGAACACTCATTACTATAATGGAAGAATTATTTCCTACTCTTCCAGTGATCAAATATATCTAATGTAAACATACTAGGGAGTTTACTCTACTGCGGAGGTCAATGTTCCCTATATATCAACGAACAAAGAAATGTAAATTTTATGTTGCACATGACCTAACCACTTACCCTCATTCATAAGTTTGTGCAATCGAACAACATCCCCACCAGCACAGAATGCTCGGCCGCTGCCCTTCATACAATACACGCCTCAGTTTAGAATTTTCCATGTCAAATGGCACTAGTACGTAGAAATGATGAGGCATCATACCTTCATCATGACGAAGCCAATGTCTGGGCTGTCCTCCCATGACGCATAGAACTTATTGAGCCTAGCCCCCTATCAAAACAACCATTCAGATCCATGTACAAGGAAAACATAACCGTTGGACCTAATACATACCGTCAGCATAACATCAGGTGAACATCACCATTACATAAATAAACATGGCTTAAACAAATTTACAGGAAATCGAAATGCTGTGAAGGCATTAAATCAAGGAGGTGGACCAGTACTTATGACAAGCCAGATATTACATGAAGCAGCACATTCACACATCCAAATACACATGCCATCAAACACCCTGCACACCCATAATCAGGATGGCATCAGAGGGGAATTGTCTACATTACTGCATTCACAAAGTCACCCATGAGTTCAATCAAGTACCAGGAAGCAAAGCATGACAGGGGAGAGAATTCATGGAGCAGCACAGCAGACCATCACTCATCACAGTGACATTTCAAATAAGTAGATCAAAGAGCAACGGTGTGTGACCTCTAACGCATTTCAAGTTTTCAACAGTTGGCTGAGCTGCTCTAACACAGGAACTAtgcacaaaacaaaaaaaaaattgcaaTCGAATACACAGGCATTCCGTTGACAACGAAACACGCGATCCAAAGGCACGGAACCGTACTAGACGAGACGGGGAATAGAAGGCGCACGAACCATGGTGGTGGTGAGGGCGTTGAGATGGCCGGGGCGGTTGAGCACGGCGGCGCGGGCGCTGGCTTTGCCTTCCACCAGAACCTGGGAAGGCCCGTCAAACACAAGACAATGTCAGAGAAGGAAGATctcggcgaggtgggggacgccgCGAAAACGAGCAGCAGTTACCTCGTCGCTGTCGGATGCGGCGGCGGTCGCGGGCGACGGGCGGAGGGAGGAGAGATACCGCGCGCCGCCCGTCGCGCCGCGGCGCAGGGCCTCC
This Lolium perenne isolate Kyuss_39 chromosome 1, Kyuss_2.0, whole genome shotgun sequence DNA region includes the following protein-coding sequences:
- the LOC127308642 gene encoding 3-hydroxyisobutyryl-CoA hydrolase-like protein 1, mitochondrial, with amino-acid sequence MPSLAAAAAARRAGEALRRGATGGARYLSSLRPSPATAAASDSDEVLVEGKASARAAVLNRPGHLNALTTTMGARLNKFYASWEDSPDIGFVMMKGSGRAFCAGGDVVRLHKLMNEGKLDECKDFFRTLYSFIYVLGTYLKPHVAILDGVTMGGGGGVSIPGTFRVATDRTVFATPEVHIGFHPDAAASFYLSHLTGHVGEYLALTGEKINGVDMVALGLATHYSMADHLELVDERLARLVTDDPSVIDTSLAQYGDLVYPDKTSIVHRLEVIDKCFSHETVEEIVDALESEAARLNEEWCTLALKRLKEASPLALKVSLRSIREGRYQTLDECLVREYRMSVNGISKPLSHEFSEGVRARLVEKDLAPKWDPPALEFVSEDMVDSYFAPLGEFDAELKLPTELREAFV